The DNA segment CCTAACGAAGCTAATGCAATGTTGGCACCATGTCCAAGAACAAGCACTAAGCCAAAAATCACATAGTCTAAGCCAAATGGTAATGAACCTAGCGTTAGGGCGGCAATTTGATTAACAACCAATCCCAAAATTGACCCAGATAGGCCCAGCGCGAATAAACGAATGTACGACAGCAGGTCTCCAAAGAACCCTGTAATATCATACAGCTCGGCCATCCCCAATCCAACGCGGGCAAAAATATTCTTATCGGGATTACCGAAAAGCAATAAAATACCTACGCCAGTTAGTATTATATGCCATGTAAATGGTTTAATAGGATCTACAAACGATGCCGCAGCTCCAAGCAGAATAATGATCCATGCAATAGGCCCTAGCGCAAACTTCCAGTTGCCATTCTTGTTGGCCCTGTTATAGGCTTTTAAGGATAGTCCAAAGAGTATCTGAACAAAACCGATACCAACTGCAAATAGCATCATTTGATTCCTATTAAGGAATAGCTTTTGAATATTTTGAGGAAGGAAAGGCCACGTAGCCATTTCGGTTCCAAAAACACCACCCGAGAGCGATCCCATAATAATAGTTCCTGCCCCTAGCCACATCATAAGAATAAGGAATGGACGAAACTTACTCAGCGAAGTCCTATTCTTTAGCAAAAGGCCTGCTATAAGGAATACAAATCCATACCCAATATCTCCCATGCAAAGTCCAAAGAAAAGGACAAAGAATGGTGCAAAGAATGCGGTTAGATCTAGCTCATTGTATGATGGTGGCACATACAGTTCTCCAATCCATTCGAATAGCGAAGCAAACTTCCCATTCTTTAGCTTTATTGGTGGATTGTCCTGTTCCGTTGCCTCCTCGGTTAGGTAAACAATTGATTTAGATTCAAGATATGCATTTAACTCACCAATAGAGTCGTGTGGCGCAAATCCGGTTACTAAAACAACGCTTCCTTCAACCTCACGTTTAGCGCCATAGAATATCGATTTTATATCGATATTCTCAAGAAGTTCAGCACGAGCCTTGCTAAGCATATCTACATAGTGAGAAAGCCCTGCTAGTTCTTCTTCTAGAGATTCTATTTTAGAGTTAACAGCCGCAATATCCTTGCTTAGCGTTGAACTTGCGTGAACTGGAGCCTTAACCTCAGTTGCAGGAATTGCAAAGTTTTCGCCTTCTGGTTGGATACAAACAAAATAGATTACCCCATTCTGTTCGTTTATTACTTGCAGAGGAAATTTGTTTTCCCACTCCAAATCGTATCGTTTAGAAGGTGTGGTGAAAAACTTAACCTTAAGGCCTTTACTCTCTAAATCCTTAATTGCCTCAGGATTAAAATCACCCCATGGATAATGCTCCGCATGCTCCTTTCTTAGCTTTTTAAGATCGGAATCCAAGGCTTCCCTATCTTTAACGATAGCTTCAAAACGCTCCAATACATCTTGAGGCATTTGGTTGGTTAGCTGCTCTAAGCCTTCTTTCTTTCGTAGAAGAGCTTTGATTGCAACATTATACCTAGAAGCTAAATCGAGAAGAGCCTTTTCCTCCTCATTCATGCTCCTTTTTTCTGTGGTGATATCCAGAACTCCAATGCGCTGAACATCTTCCAGAAAATTAGGGAAGTCTTCATGATGAACAAGGAAGGCATATTTTTGCATCTTTACTATCATTCTGCCACCTCCTCGTATCTTTTTTTCACAATCTTCTGCGCCGACTTAGAAAGGTTCTCCTCATCCTCTAAGAATCGTTTAATCTTTCGTATAGCAGATTCGTAGTCGGGTATTTGCACCTTCTCGTAAAGGTTAACCTTTTGGGTTGTTTTTTTACGAGCATGGTCTAAAAGTCGCATCTTCTGTAGGTAGAACTCGCGTTCTATTCCTAGCGTTGTAAGCTCTTTTAGAATCTGCAAGCCCTCCACTATCCAAAATGGGCTGCTAAAAAGATCGAAATCGTGAACCGTAAATATCACTTCCTTGAGAACCGGAATTTTTACTCCGGCAATCTTGGTTAGCGATACCTTTACATCTTCTACAGTAATAAGTTCGGGTCTAAACTCAGTCCAGAGCCCACTCATGTACTGCAGCTTTTGCGTAAGTTCTGCCTGCCTTGCTTCTACCTCGTCGGCCAAATTCTTAGCCTTTTTCACTTCGAGTCGCAATGCCGATTCCTTATTCTTAATGGTTGGGAGCGCACGCTTTCTGACACGAAGCTGTTTGTTTAGCTCGTTCAGCGCAGTTTTGTTTATTTGGTACTTTACTCCCATAGCAATACGCTTCTTATGTTAGTTTTTGGGCCAGTATTTTTCAACTAACTCTTGCTTAATAGCAACTTCAGTTTGGTTGAAGTACTTAGCAAACAGATTCCACGCTGTGTCAAGCATCTTGGTAGCATCGATATTTACGTCGATTGCTAGCAGGAACTTAGAGTAGTCGTGGGCAAACTTAAGCGTACGCTCATCGTAGTCGGTAAGATCGAAACCATTCTCCAGCTTCGTTTTTGCGTTAGCCGCATCGGCGTAAAGACGAACAGCCGCATTCATAACCTGAGGATGGTCTTCGCGTGTTTTCTTGCCAATTACCAGCTGTTTTAGGCGCGATAGGCTTCGGAATGGGTCGATAATAACCTTTCCTGTATCCGAATCGGCACGAAGGAAAAGCTGACCTTCGGTGATATAACCCGTATTGTCTGGAATAGCGTGGGTAATGTCGCCACCCGAAAGTGTTGTTACCGCAATAATGGTGATGGAACCACCATTGGGAAGCTGAACAGCCTTTTCGTAGATCTTAGCCAAATCGGAGTAGAGCGACCCTGGCATAGAGTCCTTCGAAGGAATCTGATCCATACGGTTCGAAACGATGGCAAGCGCATCGGCGTAAAGGGTCATGTCAGTAAGCAGCACAAGTACCTTCTCGCCCTTATCCACTGCAAAGTATTCGGCAGCAGTAAGCGCCATATCCGGAATAAGCAGACGCTCAACAGGAGGTTGCTCGGTTGTATTCACGAAAGAGATGATACGATCGAGTGCACCAGCATTATCGAACACATTCTTGAAGAATAGGAAGTCGTCATTTGACAGTCCCATACCTCCTAGAATAATCTTATCGGCCTTTGCACGAAGCGCAACCATTGCCATTACCTGGTTAAATGGTTGGTCTGGATCGGCAAAGAAAGGAATCTTTTGTCCAGAAACAAGGGTATTATTTAGGTCGATACCTGCGATACCGGTTGCAATAAGCTCCGAAGGCTGCTGGCGACGAAATGGATTAACCGAAGGTCCTCCAATCTCACGCTCTTCGCCCTGAACCTCTGGACCACCATAAATTGGCTTTCCGTAGGCGTTAAAGAAGCGGCCTGCAAGATCGTCGCTTACGGTAAGCTTTGGCGCATGTCCAAAGAAAACAACTTCCGTATCGGTTGAAATACCTTCGGTACCGGCAAAAACCTGAAGGGTAACAAGGTTACCGCTAATCTTTACCACCTGAGCCAACTTTTCGCCCACCTGTGCGAGTTCCTCGTTCATCACGCCATCAGCACGAAGGGTAACGGTTGCTTTGGTGATATTCTCAATCTTTGTATAGATTTTCTTAAAAGCAGTAGTCTCCATTAAGCAACCCTCCTTTCTGCTAGAATATTGTTAAGCTCGTTCTCGTACTCGTTAAACTTATCACTTTCAAATTCCGAGTAGTTCATTTGCTTAAGAACGTTGATAATACGCTTATAGTAGTTACCTACCACATCAAACGATTCGAAGTTGAACTTCGACTTGATGATATGCGAAACTAGGTTTAGCATGTAGTGCTGGCGCACAAGAGGTGTCGATTGGTCAATCTTATCGAAAGCATCTTGCTGAAGAATTACAAAATCGACGAGCTCCGATTTCCAGAATCGGTCGTGATATTCAACAGGCACACCATCATCACCAAGAATGTTAATTTGTTCGAAGGCCTCACGTCCACGAAGCACAATATTCTTAACCTCTAGTACGGTGCTAACCCAATCTTCCGAAATTTTCTCCTTTAGATATTCCACAATTTCGGGATACTCCAAGTACTTAGAGTACGATTCAATAGGGTCTACTGCCGGATAGCGCTTCGAGTCGGCACGCTGCTGAGATAGCGCATAGAAGCATCGAGCCGCCTTTTTGGTAGACTCGGTTACTGGTTCTTTAAGGTTACCACCTGCAGGAGATACCGTTCCGATAAAGGTTACCGAACCGGTTTTCCCGTTGTTTAGGTAAACAAAACCAGCGCGAGCGTAGAAGTTAGAGATAATTGCAGGAAGGTCCATTGGGAACGCATCGGCTCCAGGAAGCTCTTCCAAGCGGTTAGACATCTCGCGTAGCGCCTGAGCCCAACGAGAGGTAGAGTCAGCAAGCAGCAGCACCTTATAGCCCATTGCTCGATAGTACTCACCAATTGTCATGGCGATGTAAACCGAAGCCTCGCGAGCTGCTACTGGCATGTTCGACGTGTTACAAATAATTGTGGTACGCTCAATAAGCTTTCTACCTGTACGTGGGTCCTCAAGGTGAGGGAACTCAACGAACATTTCCACTACCTCATTTGCACGCTCACCACAAGCCGCAAATATAATAATATCGGCCTCAGCATGTTGCGAAAGAGCATGCTGTAGCACAGTTTTTCCAGCACCAAATGGTCCAGGGATAAAACCAGTACCGCCTTCGGCCATAGGATTTAGAGTATCAATACAACGTACTCCGGTTTCCATCACCTTAAATGGACGTGGTTTTTCCTTATAAGCCTTAATGGCAAGCTTAACGGGCCACTTTTGGACCATGGTAACCACTTTGTCTTCCCCATTCTCGTCGGTAAGCACGGCAATCTGATCGTTAATGCGATACTGACCTGCAGTAGCCAACGATTTAACCGTATACTTTCCTTCGAATTTAAAGGGGACCATAATTTTGTGGTTCACCCAGTTCTCTTGTACCTCTCCAAGCCAATCGCCAGCTTCAACCTCCTCGCCAATTGCTGCGGTAGGAGTGAATTCCCAAAGCTTATCCTCGTTAAGAGGCTTGGTGTAAATTCCGCGCTTAAGAAAAACGCCGTCAAGTTCTTCTAGGTCGTTCTGCAAACCATCGTAGTTGCGCTGCAGAAGACCTGGTCCGAGAGTTGCCTCGAGCATATGCCCCATAAACTCCACCTCGTTACCCACCTTAAGACCACGGGTACTTTCGAACACCTGAACAAAAGCCTTATCGCCGTTGATTTTAATTACCTCCGACATAAGAGCTACATCGCCAAGCTTAATAAACCCGATCTCGTTTTGGGCAACAGGACCATCAACTTGAACAATTACAAGGTTTGAAATAATTCCTGTAACTCTTCCTTTAGTTCTCATATTTGGTTCTTTATCCTATTTCACTTACTGTTCTTCGAAGGCAGCATTCAGATCGAATGTTCCTTTGAGCTCGTTGAAGTACTTCTTTAGAAGCGCATCTCCTAACACAGGGTCAAACTTCACCCATCTGTCAATAATTTCAGCCTTAAGCAAATACCCCATAACCTTATCAATATTGAAGTAGTTAAAGATGTTTGCTTCATCAATGAAATCCCAGCGAAGCATATCGATTTTCTTCTCGCGCTCGAAGAGATTGGAGATCTCGAGAATTGGCATCAGCTTATCCATAAGAGGGAGCTCGCCTCGCATGCCAAAATCAAGAGCCTGGCTATGCGAAAGCGCTACGTTGATGGAATCGTTGCCCACTAGGATTGGAGCCACTTCCTTACCTAACTTTCGTGCATTGGTTGCGGCGAGTATATTGCGCAGCTGCCTATCAAAGCAGAACCACTTTTGCAGAAACTCGTTGTTATAGCTAGCCACATAATCGTAGAAACGATTATAAAGGCCAACTTCAACCGATTTCTGGAGCTCTTCTTCGTCTTCGTTTGCCAATACCTCTTCATCCCTCTCTGTGTAGAGTTCGGTAAAGAAATCGGCGATATACGAAGGGAATTGCTTAAGATTTGACTTTACATCATCGTAAACATCCCTAGGAACAAGACCTCGTTCCGAAAAGGTGTTACGATTATTGATGAAGGACAACACATTATCGTTGTCGTAATGCAGGGAAAGCGTATCTATCAGTTCTAGGTCATTGCCTTCCAAATTCTGCTTTAACCAATCCCTAATGCTTACGAAGTCGAGTTTTCTGTTATCTGCTTCAAAAAACAACTCCGGCAATCCGGCAACCAAATAGTAGTATTGGTTTTGGATCATAGCACCTTATTTACCTCCGAAGAGAAGTTCTACAAGACGTGGGCGAAGGAATGACTTAAATAGGTTGTCGAAATCCTGCTCGGTAAAGCTAATCTGGTACCCACCATCCTTAGGCGCAATCTTAAAGCCAGATTTAACCGTCTTGCTAAACTGAACGTCAAGGTATACACTTAGAGCTTCGCCAGCCTTACTAAAGAAGTAATCCTGAAGCTGTTCTTGCTTATCTTTTGGTAGCAAAACAGTTAATACATTTTCCTCTTCGCTAGAAGGATTGAATCGAGCCACAGCCTCCTTAACAATTGCCTGAATAAAGTCAGGACTTGCAAAAGCAGCGTTAACCGATGGTGTAATTGCCTTTGCAGCGATAGTTTCTTCTACCTGTTGCTTAACCGAATTAACGGTTTGACGTGCGGCCATCTTAAGTTCAGCCTCTGTGTTTTTTGCAATTTCTGCAGAAGAATGCTTGGCATTCGAAATTATTAGATCAGCCTCTTTCTGGGCTTGCTGAATAATCTGTTGAGCTTCGGCCTTAGCTTTCGCTAAAACTTGCTCAGCCTCTGCAGTCCCTTTGCTTAAGCCTTCTTTATAGAGCTTATCTGTTAGCTCTTGAAGCTTATTTTGCATATTAAACCTCCATTTCTTCCCGAAGGACACTTATTTTGTTAAACTTCTATCTTCAATTTAAAAGAACGGACCTTTCTCAGTAAAGAAAATTAGCATTTACCAGGTAGCCAAAAATACTATTTTACCAATCAATCCATCCGATTACATTGTTAAATATGCTTCAATCTCAGTGCGATTGCTTCAAATTATGCTCACTTATCCTATCTAAAGGTATAAGCGATACATCGAAGATGTGGCTATTTATAGCCTCTCTTCCAGAAACTTTCTATTAGGGCATTACGTGTTCTTGAATTTCGAGGAAAAACGCCTTTATTTACCTTCTTAACTTCCTCTATAGAATAAAAGGCGTTTGGGTTAAACTGCTTGATAATATCTTCTACTTTCCCCAAATCTTTCCTATTTACAATGGTGTAAATTAAATCAACCTTGCCCTGTGCCCCATCTGCATGCACCGTAGTAGATCCAAAATTTTCCTTGTTTAGTGCCTTAACAAGTTGCTCTGCATTTTCAGAAATCATAATTCTAAGAATCAAGGTTCCCATTGCAAGTCGTTCTTCCAGAATCATGCCTACATAGTTACCTGTAGCAAATCCTGCCGCATACGCAAAATAGCAAACCCAGTTATTAAGGTTTGCCATAATTTGGCTGATGGCCAATATCCAAATAAACACTTCTATAAAGCCTAGAATTGGCGCTATGCTCTTTATACCCTTGGAAACCAGAATAATTCGAATTGTACCAAAAGTCACATCGCATATTCGAGCACAAAATATCAGAATAGGCAGAACCAGATAGGTAAAGTATGGGCTGTTTAGCAAGAATTCCATATCTCAAACATTGGTACATTTACCGAAATGTAGGCAAATAAATTGAGAGTTAAAATTATTGAGATACCTTTTTCCTGCTTATAAAAAGAAGAGAGCTGTTAACCAGCTCTCATTTATTGATTGTTAATCCATTTTATAATCTTTTCGCTATTGGGCTTTTCGCTAGGCGCTGCAAATCCTACAAGTTTCCCATTTTCATCAACCATAAACTTTTGAAAGTTCCACTTTACCTTAGCATCAAGTACTCCATTTTGCTCCTTTTCAGTAAGCCACCTGTATAGTGGGTGAATATCATCCCCCTTTACCGATATTTTAGCCATCATAGGAAAAGTAACGTCGTACTTTGATGTGCAAAATTGTTTTATCTCCTCATTAGTACCGGGTTCTTGTCCCAAAAAATTGTTTGCAGGGAAACCGATCACCACAAAATTCTGATCTTTATACTTCTGGTAGAGCTCTTCGAGATCTTCATACTGAGGGGTTAAACCACATTTTGAGGCAACATTTACAACCAGCACCTTCTTTCCTTTAAAAGAAGTGAGACTAATCTCCTCTCCATCAATGGTAAGTACCTTAAAGTCGTAAAACGTTTTTGTCTGTGCCGTTACTATAAATGGCAACAAAAACAATCCAAACACGAGCAATTTCTTCATGACACTATTTTTTGTGTACAAACACAGCATTAACGGATTTGTTTATAAAAGATAGAGGGAAGCAACCGCAGTTACCTCCCTCCTTTTTATGCATCGTTTTAGTTTTAG comes from the Acetobacteroides hydrogenigenes genome and includes:
- a CDS encoding V-type ATP synthase subunit I, whose translation is MQKYAFLVHHEDFPNFLEDVQRIGVLDITTEKRSMNEEEKALLDLASRYNVAIKALLRKKEGLEQLTNQMPQDVLERFEAIVKDREALDSDLKKLRKEHAEHYPWGDFNPEAIKDLESKGLKVKFFTTPSKRYDLEWENKFPLQVINEQNGVIYFVCIQPEGENFAIPATEVKAPVHASSTLSKDIAAVNSKIESLEEELAGLSHYVDMLSKARAELLENIDIKSIFYGAKREVEGSVVLVTGFAPHDSIGELNAYLESKSIVYLTEEATEQDNPPIKLKNGKFASLFEWIGELYVPPSYNELDLTAFFAPFFVLFFGLCMGDIGYGFVFLIAGLLLKNRTSLSKFRPFLILMMWLGAGTIIMGSLSGGVFGTEMATWPFLPQNIQKLFLNRNQMMLFAVGIGFVQILFGLSLKAYNRANKNGNWKFALGPIAWIIILLGAAASFVDPIKPFTWHIILTGVGILLLFGNPDKNIFARVGLGMAELYDITGFFGDLLSYIRLFALGLSGSILGLVVNQIAALTLGSLPFGLDYVIFGLVLVLGHGANIALASLGSFVHPLRLTFVEFYKNSGFEGNGRYYRPFAKKVKQ
- a CDS encoding DUF2179 domain-containing protein: MEFLLNSPYFTYLVLPILIFCARICDVTFGTIRIILVSKGIKSIAPILGFIEVFIWILAISQIMANLNNWVCYFAYAAGFATGNYVGMILEERLAMGTLILRIMISENAEQLVKALNKENFGSTTVHADGAQGKVDLIYTIVNRKDLGKVEDIIKQFNPNAFYSIEEVKKVNKGVFPRNSRTRNALIESFWKRGYK
- a CDS encoding V-type ATP synthase subunit D, whose product is MGVKYQINKTALNELNKQLRVRKRALPTIKNKESALRLEVKKAKNLADEVEARQAELTQKLQYMSGLWTEFRPELITVEDVKVSLTKIAGVKIPVLKEVIFTVHDFDLFSSPFWIVEGLQILKELTTLGIEREFYLQKMRLLDHARKKTTQKVNLYEKVQIPDYESAIRKIKRFLEDEENLSKSAQKIVKKRYEEVAE
- a CDS encoding DUF2764 family protein is translated as MIQNQYYYLVAGLPELFFEADNRKLDFVSIRDWLKQNLEGNDLELIDTLSLHYDNDNVLSFINNRNTFSERGLVPRDVYDDVKSNLKQFPSYIADFFTELYTERDEEVLANEDEEELQKSVEVGLYNRFYDYVASYNNEFLQKWFCFDRQLRNILAATNARKLGKEVAPILVGNDSINVALSHSQALDFGMRGELPLMDKLMPILEISNLFEREKKIDMLRWDFIDEANIFNYFNIDKVMGYLLKAEIIDRWVKFDPVLGDALLKKYFNELKGTFDLNAAFEEQ
- a CDS encoding glutathione peroxidase, whose amino-acid sequence is MKKLLVFGLFLLPFIVTAQTKTFYDFKVLTIDGEEISLTSFKGKKVLVVNVASKCGLTPQYEDLEELYQKYKDQNFVVIGFPANNFLGQEPGTNEEIKQFCTSKYDVTFPMMAKISVKGDDIHPLYRWLTEKEQNGVLDAKVKWNFQKFMVDENGKLVGFAAPSEKPNSEKIIKWINNQ
- a CDS encoding V-type ATP synthase subunit A; translation: MRTKGRVTGIISNLVIVQVDGPVAQNEIGFIKLGDVALMSEVIKINGDKAFVQVFESTRGLKVGNEVEFMGHMLEATLGPGLLQRNYDGLQNDLEELDGVFLKRGIYTKPLNEDKLWEFTPTAAIGEEVEAGDWLGEVQENWVNHKIMVPFKFEGKYTVKSLATAGQYRINDQIAVLTDENGEDKVVTMVQKWPVKLAIKAYKEKPRPFKVMETGVRCIDTLNPMAEGGTGFIPGPFGAGKTVLQHALSQHAEADIIIFAACGERANEVVEMFVEFPHLEDPRTGRKLIERTTIICNTSNMPVAAREASVYIAMTIGEYYRAMGYKVLLLADSTSRWAQALREMSNRLEELPGADAFPMDLPAIISNFYARAGFVYLNNGKTGSVTFIGTVSPAGGNLKEPVTESTKKAARCFYALSQQRADSKRYPAVDPIESYSKYLEYPEIVEYLKEKISEDWVSTVLEVKNIVLRGREAFEQINILGDDGVPVEYHDRFWKSELVDFVILQQDAFDKIDQSTPLVRQHYMLNLVSHIIKSKFNFESFDVVGNYYKRIINVLKQMNYSEFESDKFNEYENELNNILAERRVA
- a CDS encoding V-type ATP synthase subunit B, with the translated sequence METTAFKKIYTKIENITKATVTLRADGVMNEELAQVGEKLAQVVKISGNLVTLQVFAGTEGISTDTEVVFFGHAPKLTVSDDLAGRFFNAYGKPIYGGPEVQGEEREIGGPSVNPFRRQQPSELIATGIAGIDLNNTLVSGQKIPFFADPDQPFNQVMAMVALRAKADKIILGGMGLSNDDFLFFKNVFDNAGALDRIISFVNTTEQPPVERLLIPDMALTAAEYFAVDKGEKVLVLLTDMTLYADALAIVSNRMDQIPSKDSMPGSLYSDLAKIYEKAVQLPNGGSITIIAVTTLSGGDITHAIPDNTGYITEGQLFLRADSDTGKVIIDPFRSLSRLKQLVIGKKTREDHPQVMNAAVRLYADAANAKTKLENGFDLTDYDERTLKFAHDYSKFLLAIDVNIDATKMLDTAWNLFAKYFNQTEVAIKQELVEKYWPKN